In Helicobacter pylori, a single genomic region encodes these proteins:
- a CDS encoding response regulator, whose translation MKILIIEDDLALARSISHNLHDLGHFCEIISSISEENKEPYDVILVSSKVCTQGRCEHFVRYNSKQIIIMMASHVNEDGVNKPIQAGARDYILKPFKMDELLRKIQYHKAYQEMTARLGFYENYLDFIHAELPLPKDFSYRPPFIIHTPSQELANAYLLQYAKERQMDFSFFSLKDTTWKELYKNKDKLERPFYIMHLEELKKDEQLKLLELARSCPIVLSYTHKEPLEFPKIVSIECGNRPLSLFSDNTTFLSIQEYEKEAIRHFSSTCTDTELANKLGISRKSLWEKRRKYNLPRK comes from the coding sequence ATGAAAATCTTAATCATTGAAGACGATTTAGCGCTAGCTAGGAGTATTTCGCATAATTTGCATGATTTAGGGCATTTTTGCGAGATCATCTCTAGCATTTCAGAAGAAAATAAAGAGCCTTATGATGTGATTTTGGTTTCTTCTAAAGTTTGCACTCAAGGGCGTTGCGAACACTTTGTGCGTTATAATTCCAAGCAAATCATTATCATGATGGCTTCGCATGTCAATGAAGATGGCGTGAATAAACCCATTCAAGCGGGAGCGAGAGATTATATTCTAAAACCTTTTAAAATGGATGAATTGTTGCGTAAGATCCAATACCACAAAGCCTACCAAGAAATGACCGCTCGCCTAGGATTTTATGAAAATTACTTAGACTTTATCCATGCGGAATTGCCCTTGCCTAAAGATTTTTCTTACCGGCCGCCCTTTATCATCCACACGCCCTCTCAAGAGCTTGCGAACGCTTATTTATTGCAATACGCTAAAGAAAGGCAAATGGATTTTTCTTTTTTCTCTCTAAAAGATACCACTTGGAAAGAACTATACAAGAATAAAGACAAATTAGAACGCCCTTTTTACATCATGCATTTAGAAGAGCTTAAAAAAGATGAACAATTGAAATTGTTAGAATTGGCCCGTTCATGCCCTATTGTTTTGTCCTATACCCATAAAGAACCCCTAGAATTCCCTAAAATTGTGAGCATTGAATGCGGCAATAGACCCCTATCTTTGTTTAGCGATAACACGACTTTCCTTTCCATTCAAGAATATGAAAAAGAAGCGATCAGGCATTTTTCTTCTACTTGCACCGATACAGAATTAGCCAACAAGCTTGGCATTAGCCGCAAAAGCCTTTGGGAAAAACGCCGGAAATATAACTTACCGCGCAAATAA